AGGCCCGCTCCATGTCGCGGTGCCGGAGGGTCACCGGGTATCCGAGGGTCCGCAGCTGTCCCGCCACCACCTCGGCCGCGTAGGGGGCCCGGTGGCGGCCACCCGTGCACCCCAGTGCCACCGTGAGGTACGCCTTCCCCTCACCCACGTAGCAGGGGAGGGCGAACTGGAGGAACGCGAGCAGGCGGTCCAGGAACTCCTTCACCTCCGGTTGGCCCTGCAGGTAGGCGGCGACGGCCGGATCGGTCCCCGTCAGGGGCCTGAGGGCCGGGACGAAGTTGGGGTTCGGGAGGCAGCGGAGGTCGAAGACCAGATCGGCGTCCAGAGGGAGCCCGTACCGGTACCCGAAGGAGACGAGGGCGACCGCGGTCCCGGTCCCCCCGGGCTGCTCCCCGAAGGTCTGGACCATATACTGCCGGAGCTCGTGGGGCGTGAGCGGGCCCGTATTCAGAACCAGGTCCGCCTCCGCCTTCAGGGGGGCGAGGCGCTCCCGCTCCCGCCCGATCCCCTCGACCACCGAACCCGACGGGGCGAGCGG
This genomic stretch from Candidatus Methylomirabilis sp. harbors:
- the rapZ gene encoding RNase adapter RapZ gives rise to the protein MTGIDFVIVTGMSGAGKSQAAKGLEDLGYFCVDNLPAALIPTFATLCASSERRIERVALVIDVREGQFLDAALGALRALREAGHRVRILFLEADDASLLRRFSETRRPHPLAPSGSVVEGIGRERERLAPLKAEADLVLNTGPLTPHELRQYMVQTFGEQPGGTGTAVALVSFGYRYGLPLDADLVFDLRCLPNPNFVPALRPLTGTDPAVAAYLQGQPEVKEFLDRLLAFLQFALPCYVGEGKAYLTVALGCTGGRHRAPYAAEVVAGQLRTLGYPVTLRHRDMERA